A genomic stretch from Caulobacter sp. FWC2 includes:
- a CDS encoding NADH:flavin oxidoreductase: MSLDALFKPFEFKSLKLPNRTVMAPMTRSFSPGGVATDDVAAYYRRRAEGLVGLIITEGTGVARPASLNDANVPRFHGDAELAAWKKVVDEVHAAGGLIAPQLWHVGAARGKDVLGKIDSPSGLSKAGGNPFTEPMTDAEVADTIAAFATAAADAKRLGFDAIELHGAHGYLIDQFFWNGTNVRDDLFGGATIADRSRFAAEILKAVRAAVGPDYPVIIRLSQWKQQDYAVKNAETPQLLEAWLQPLADAGADIFHCSQRRFWEPEFEGSDLNFAGWAKKLTGAPTITVGSVGLSGEFIAAFGGEGSQPASIDGLLERLERDEFDLVGIGRALLQDPEWVVKIRDGRNDELQNFEREALGTLY, encoded by the coding sequence ATGTCGCTCGACGCCCTGTTCAAGCCGTTCGAATTCAAGTCGCTGAAGCTGCCCAACCGGACCGTCATGGCGCCGATGACGCGGTCGTTCTCGCCCGGCGGCGTGGCCACCGACGACGTCGCCGCCTATTACCGTCGTCGGGCGGAAGGGCTGGTCGGCCTGATCATCACCGAGGGCACGGGCGTGGCCCGTCCGGCCTCGTTGAACGACGCCAATGTGCCGCGCTTTCACGGCGACGCCGAGCTGGCCGCCTGGAAGAAAGTGGTCGACGAGGTCCACGCCGCTGGCGGCCTGATCGCCCCGCAGCTGTGGCACGTGGGCGCCGCGCGCGGCAAGGACGTGCTTGGCAAGATCGACAGCCCCTCGGGCCTGTCCAAGGCTGGCGGCAATCCCTTCACCGAGCCGATGACCGACGCCGAGGTCGCCGACACCATCGCCGCCTTCGCCACGGCCGCCGCCGACGCCAAGCGCCTGGGCTTCGACGCCATCGAGCTGCATGGCGCGCACGGCTACCTGATCGACCAGTTCTTCTGGAACGGCACCAATGTTCGCGACGACCTGTTCGGTGGCGCGACCATCGCCGACCGCAGCCGGTTCGCCGCAGAAATCTTGAAGGCCGTCCGCGCGGCCGTGGGTCCCGACTATCCGGTCATCATCCGCCTGTCGCAGTGGAAGCAGCAGGACTATGCGGTCAAGAACGCCGAGACGCCGCAGTTGCTGGAAGCCTGGCTGCAGCCGCTGGCCGACGCCGGGGCCGACATCTTCCACTGCTCGCAACGTCGCTTCTGGGAGCCGGAGTTCGAGGGATCCGACCTGAACTTCGCCGGTTGGGCCAAGAAGCTGACCGGCGCGCCGACCATCACAGTCGGCTCGGTGGGCCTGTCGGGCGAGTTCATCGCCGCGTTCGGCGGAGAGGGCAGCCAGCCCGCTTCCATAGATGGCCTGCTGGAGCGCCTGGAGCGTGACGAGTTCGACCTCGTCGGCATCGGCCGCGCCCTGCT
- a CDS encoding acyl-CoA dehydrogenase family protein, producing MDLAFSPEDLAFQQEVRDWIATAYDDGLRKQFSQSKNGYLDKAGQVAWQKKLAERGWAAPDWPVELGGAGFTTSQRYIFNMEMSLAGVPTSSPMGLKMVAPVIMAFGTPEQKAQHLPPILKSDIWWCQGYSEPGSGSDLASLQMKAERDGDDYVLNGSKIWTTHAQWADWMFCLVRTSNAGKPQEGISFLLLRMDTPGIQIKPLPTLDGPPASEQEINQVFFDNVRVPVANRIGEENKGWTYAKYLLEFERGNAYAPGLMNMLKKVKRIAAMELADDGGRLIDDADFRGKITNLEIQVEALNATELRIFSGRTAGKAIGPASSMLKCVGSEYQQAITELTLEAVGTYAAPFVEDPWSKSNELRAGPDYAAPAAPAYFNYRKASIYAGSNEIQRNIMAKMVLGL from the coding sequence ATGGATCTGGCCTTCTCGCCCGAGGACCTGGCCTTCCAGCAGGAGGTCCGCGACTGGATCGCGACCGCCTATGACGACGGCCTGAGGAAGCAGTTCAGCCAATCCAAGAACGGCTATCTCGACAAGGCCGGGCAGGTGGCCTGGCAGAAGAAGCTGGCCGAACGCGGCTGGGCCGCGCCGGACTGGCCGGTCGAGCTGGGCGGGGCGGGCTTCACGACCTCGCAGCGCTACATCTTCAACATGGAGATGAGCCTGGCTGGCGTGCCGACCTCCTCGCCGATGGGGCTGAAGATGGTCGCGCCGGTGATCATGGCGTTCGGCACGCCTGAGCAGAAGGCCCAGCACCTGCCGCCGATCCTGAAGTCCGACATCTGGTGGTGCCAGGGCTATTCTGAGCCCGGTTCGGGCTCGGACCTGGCCTCCCTTCAGATGAAGGCCGAGCGCGATGGCGACGACTACGTCCTGAACGGCTCAAAGATCTGGACCACCCACGCCCAGTGGGCCGACTGGATGTTCTGCCTGGTCCGCACCTCGAACGCGGGCAAGCCGCAGGAGGGCATCTCGTTCCTGCTGCTGCGGATGGACACCCCCGGTATCCAGATCAAGCCGCTGCCGACGCTGGACGGCCCGCCGGCCAGTGAGCAGGAGATCAATCAGGTCTTCTTCGACAATGTCCGCGTGCCGGTCGCCAACCGCATCGGCGAGGAGAACAAGGGCTGGACCTACGCCAAGTACCTGCTCGAGTTCGAGCGCGGCAACGCCTATGCGCCGGGCCTGATGAACATGCTCAAGAAGGTCAAGCGGATCGCCGCGATGGAGCTGGCCGACGACGGCGGAAGGCTGATCGACGACGCCGACTTCCGGGGCAAGATCACCAATCTGGAGATCCAGGTCGAGGCGCTGAACGCCACCGAGCTGCGGATCTTCTCCGGCCGCACCGCCGGCAAGGCGATCGGCCCGGCCTCGTCGATGTTGAAATGCGTCGGCTCGGAGTACCAACAGGCGATCACCGAGCTGACCCTGGAAGCGGTGGGGACCTATGCCGCGCCGTTCGTCGAGGACCCCTGGTCCAAGAGCAACGAGCTGCGCGCCGGTCCGGACTACGCGGCCCCCGCAGCGCCGGCCTATTTCAACTACCGCAAGGCTTCGATCTACGCGGGGTCCAACGAGATCCAGCGCAACATCATGGCCAAGATGGTGCTGGGGCTTTAG
- a CDS encoding putative quinol monooxygenase — protein MIGVVAVLKVQPDKASDFEKVFLDLQNKVKANEPGCLVYQLTRSKTEAGTYKVLELYASEDALKHHGGTDYFKAAGGAMGPFMAGRPEIEYLDAVE, from the coding sequence ATGATTGGCGTCGTCGCGGTTCTGAAGGTCCAGCCGGACAAGGCTTCGGATTTCGAGAAGGTGTTCCTGGACCTGCAGAACAAGGTCAAGGCCAACGAGCCAGGCTGTCTCGTCTACCAGCTGACCCGGTCCAAGACCGAGGCAGGGACCTATAAGGTGCTGGAGCTCTATGCCTCCGAGGACGCGCTGAAGCACCATGGCGGCACCGACTATTTCAAGGCCGCCGGCGGAGCGATGGGGCCGTTCATGGCCGGTCGTCCCGAGATCGAATATCTCGACGCGGTGGAGTAG
- a CDS encoding DnaJ family molecular chaperone: MTFWRNIASIAARRLDLADCTECPSGLPGEDPAFSTAVTALGAKLAKVDGRADGGEFLAFTEVFQPDPASEQNIHRLYDLARQTTHGFESYAKRLAKRYSTCPQLLEDVVDGLFHIAKADGVVTQDELDYLERVSDLFGMSPLSFRRLRATHLGVGKDDPYAILEVPADADDAAVRKAWKLALSSAHPDRARARGLPAEFIEVAEAKAAAINAAFTTVMQERRELGLAAAG; this comes from the coding sequence ATGACTTTTTGGCGCAACATCGCGAGCATCGCCGCCCGGCGCCTGGACCTGGCCGACTGCACGGAATGTCCGAGCGGTCTGCCCGGCGAGGACCCGGCGTTCTCGACCGCAGTGACCGCTTTGGGCGCCAAGCTGGCCAAGGTCGACGGTCGCGCGGACGGTGGTGAGTTCCTAGCCTTCACCGAGGTGTTCCAGCCGGATCCGGCCTCGGAGCAGAACATCCACCGCCTGTATGACCTGGCGCGCCAGACGACTCACGGCTTTGAGAGCTACGCCAAGCGCCTGGCCAAGCGTTACAGCACCTGCCCGCAGCTGCTGGAGGACGTGGTCGACGGCCTGTTCCACATCGCCAAGGCCGACGGCGTCGTCACCCAGGATGAGCTGGACTACCTGGAGCGGGTCTCGGACCTGTTCGGCATGTCGCCGCTGTCCTTCCGGCGCCTGCGCGCCACGCACCTGGGCGTGGGCAAGGACGATCCCTACGCCATCCTGGAAGTGCCGGCCGATGCCGACGACGCCGCGGTGCGCAAGGCCTGGAAGCTGGCCCTGTCCAGCGCTCACCCAGACCGGGCGCGGGCGCGCGGCTTGCCGGCGGAGTTCATCGAGGTCGCCGAGGCCAAGGCCGCCGCCATCAACGCAGCCTTCACGACGGTGATGCAGGAGCGCAGGGAACTGGGCCTGGCCGCCGCAGGTTGA
- a CDS encoding GH1 family beta-glucosidase, translating to MERSGVSRRALGALALGSAAMGLSGCEGGHETDLKPRSRQFPKDFVWGVATAAFQTEGSQAVDGRGPSVWDLFEKVPGHVKDKSDATVATDSYRRFQEDVDLIAGAGLSAYRFSISWSRVMPTGGRTVNAAGLDHYSKLVDALLAKGISPYATLFHWDLPQGLQDKGGWANRDTALRFADYAHAVVDKLGDRLKNYIILNEAAVHAVFGHVLGEHAPGLKDINLLGKVVHHMNLGQGLAMRALRAAQGDLQVGTTMALQPCRPAGGLFWNRLAADGLDALWNKAWLDPLFKGTYPKDMDDLLKGVIQDGDLKTVRQPVDFLGVNYYAPAYVRLDLSSPSKIAPANPPRGAELDAFGRHIDPSGLFETLDRVRREYGAPRMMVTENGCSDPFGSGPAILDDQFRITYLRRHLEAVLAAREAGCDVRGYFEWTLIDNFEWDLGYTSKFGLVAMDRKTGVRTPKASYSWFKALAGNGLLPA from the coding sequence ATGGAACGTTCAGGCGTCAGCCGCCGAGCGCTCGGCGCGCTAGCCTTGGGCAGCGCGGCCATGGGTCTGTCGGGCTGCGAGGGCGGACACGAGACCGACCTCAAACCCAGGAGCCGACAGTTTCCCAAGGACTTCGTCTGGGGCGTGGCGACAGCCGCCTTCCAGACCGAGGGCTCGCAGGCCGTCGACGGGCGCGGACCCAGCGTCTGGGATCTGTTCGAGAAGGTCCCGGGCCATGTGAAGGACAAGTCCGACGCCACCGTGGCCACCGACAGCTATCGCCGCTTTCAGGAGGATGTCGACCTGATCGCCGGTGCGGGCCTTTCCGCCTATCGCTTCTCGATCAGCTGGTCGCGTGTGATGCCGACCGGGGGGAGGACGGTGAACGCCGCCGGTCTCGACCACTATTCGAAGCTGGTCGACGCTCTGCTGGCCAAGGGGATCTCGCCGTACGCGACCCTGTTCCACTGGGATCTGCCTCAAGGCCTGCAAGACAAGGGCGGCTGGGCCAATCGCGACACCGCCTTGCGCTTCGCCGACTACGCTCACGCGGTCGTCGACAAGCTGGGCGATCGGCTGAAGAACTACATCATCCTCAATGAGGCGGCCGTGCACGCCGTCTTCGGTCACGTGCTGGGCGAGCACGCCCCGGGGCTGAAGGACATCAACCTGCTGGGCAAGGTCGTCCACCACATGAACCTGGGCCAAGGCCTGGCCATGCGGGCGCTAAGGGCTGCTCAAGGCGATCTTCAGGTCGGCACGACCATGGCGCTGCAGCCCTGCCGGCCGGCGGGCGGGTTGTTCTGGAACCGCCTGGCCGCCGACGGGCTCGACGCGCTGTGGAACAAGGCGTGGCTGGATCCCCTGTTCAAGGGGACCTATCCGAAGGACATGGACGATCTCTTGAAGGGCGTCATCCAGGATGGCGACCTGAAGACGGTTCGCCAGCCGGTCGATTTCCTGGGGGTGAATTATTACGCCCCGGCCTATGTGCGGCTGGACCTGTCCTCGCCCAGCAAGATCGCCCCGGCCAATCCGCCCAGGGGCGCGGAGCTGGACGCCTTCGGCCGCCACATCGATCCCTCGGGCCTGTTCGAGACCCTGGACCGCGTGCGTCGTGAGTACGGCGCGCCCAGGATGATGGTGACCGAGAACGGGTGCTCTGATCCGTTCGGGAGCGGCCCGGCGATCCTGGATGACCAGTTCCGCATCACCTACCTGCGCCGTCATCTGGAAGCGGTGCTGGCCGCGCGCGAGGCGGGCTGCGACGTGCGCGGCTATTTCGAGTGGACCCTGATCGACAATTTCGAATGGGACCTGGGCTACACCTCGAAGTTCGGCCTGGTGGCGATGGACCGCAAGACGGGCGTGCGAACGCCGAAGGCGTCCTATTCCTGGTTCAAGGCCTTGGCCGGTAACGGTTTGCTGCCGGCCTAG
- a CDS encoding bifunctional diguanylate cyclase/phosphodiesterase, whose protein sequence is MDRRNIELKIFGLIASMAAGMILLAGVALTVATRHADVRERQYEQTLVGNGLRQRGKEVQTALNPYVIWDEAIIKLDNQYDPAWASQNIGASLGGALGYKVVFVLDADGKPIYGHLNGKDVAPEAYARYAAPTGRLVDAIRKIETNPKKVAELRAVHTSRVELIGDEPVLITVSLIRPDLKAKTRGARAPLLVTGVPVANSVIKTFSERFLLHDAHIEVVKPDAIRTDAGQAVMGKAADGRRVVLRWTPRRPGEELMKSASPMLALAVLAAAVGSFLLFRVTRRAAKKLLLSEAEAKHLALHDPLTGLANRTLFTDRLIHAHALLRRKPGHLGVLCIDLDRFKEVNDSYGHDAGDQLIREVARRLVGICRETDTICRLGGDEFAIIQPDTTPSGAATLAQRVVDGLSGEVDLSIGRAELSCSVGVAVVSDAEQGQAELLRQADVALYRAKEAGRGRFTFFEPEMDAALRLRKGLERDLRAALESEALNVAYQPLTDVRGAMIGVEALARWTHPERGEISPAIFIPLAESCGLIGLVGAAVFRRACYDSLRWSGLEVSVNVSAIQLSSPGFVDEMVATLAETGARADVFMLEITETALLKDSDGVHEALRRLKRLGFRLALDDFGTGYASLSYLRRHPIDKLKIDRSFVSSLPGNTESMAVASAIVSLAKSLGLKTTAEGVETRGQFDALVKLGCSEFQGFLLGRPMPADAIAGVREAAKVR, encoded by the coding sequence ATGGATCGCAGGAACATCGAGCTCAAGATCTTTGGCCTGATCGCCAGCATGGCGGCGGGCATGATTCTGCTTGCCGGTGTCGCCTTGACCGTGGCCACCCGCCACGCCGACGTGCGTGAGCGCCAATACGAGCAGACCCTGGTCGGCAACGGCCTGCGCCAGCGCGGCAAAGAGGTGCAGACCGCTCTCAATCCCTACGTCATCTGGGACGAGGCGATCATCAAGCTGGACAACCAGTATGATCCGGCCTGGGCCAGCCAGAACATCGGCGCCTCGCTGGGCGGAGCCCTGGGCTACAAGGTCGTCTTCGTTCTCGATGCCGACGGCAAGCCGATCTACGGCCACCTCAACGGTAAGGACGTCGCGCCGGAAGCCTATGCCCGATACGCCGCGCCGACCGGGCGCCTGGTCGACGCCATCCGCAAGATCGAGACCAACCCAAAGAAGGTCGCTGAGCTTCGCGCCGTCCATACGAGCCGCGTCGAACTGATCGGCGACGAGCCCGTGTTGATCACCGTCTCGCTGATCCGCCCGGACTTGAAGGCCAAGACCCGCGGGGCCCGCGCCCCGCTGCTGGTGACCGGCGTCCCGGTGGCCAACAGCGTCATCAAGACCTTCTCCGAACGCTTCCTGCTCCACGACGCCCATATCGAGGTGGTCAAGCCGGACGCGATCCGCACCGACGCCGGCCAAGCCGTGATGGGCAAGGCCGCGGACGGACGCCGTGTCGTCCTGCGGTGGACGCCGCGCCGGCCGGGCGAAGAGTTGATGAAGTCGGCCTCGCCGATGCTGGCCCTGGCCGTGCTGGCTGCGGCGGTCGGCTCGTTCCTGCTGTTCCGCGTCACCCGACGCGCGGCCAAGAAGCTGCTGCTCAGCGAGGCCGAGGCCAAGCACCTGGCGCTGCACGATCCGCTGACGGGGCTGGCCAACCGCACCCTGTTCACCGACCGCCTGATCCACGCCCACGCCTTGCTGCGCCGGAAGCCGGGCCATCTGGGCGTGCTGTGCATCGACCTCGACCGGTTCAAGGAGGTCAATGACAGCTATGGCCACGACGCCGGCGACCAGCTGATCCGCGAGGTCGCCCGCCGGCTGGTAGGGATCTGCCGCGAGACCGACACCATCTGCCGCCTGGGCGGCGACGAGTTCGCGATCATCCAACCCGACACCACCCCGTCCGGCGCGGCCACCCTGGCCCAGCGCGTGGTCGACGGCCTGTCGGGCGAGGTGGATCTCTCGATCGGCCGCGCCGAGCTTTCCTGTTCGGTGGGCGTGGCGGTGGTGTCGGACGCCGAGCAAGGCCAGGCCGAGCTGCTGCGCCAGGCCGACGTCGCCCTGTACCGCGCCAAGGAAGCAGGCCGCGGCCGCTTCACCTTCTTCGAGCCCGAGATGGACGCCGCCCTGCGCTTGCGGAAGGGCTTGGAGCGGGACCTCCGCGCGGCCCTTGAAAGCGAGGCGCTCAACGTCGCCTATCAGCCGCTGACCGACGTGCGCGGCGCGATGATCGGGGTCGAGGCCCTGGCCCGCTGGACCCATCCGGAACGCGGCGAAATCTCGCCGGCCATCTTCATTCCGCTGGCCGAGTCCTGCGGCCTGATCGGCCTGGTCGGGGCGGCCGTATTCCGGCGCGCCTGCTACGACAGTCTGCGCTGGTCGGGCCTGGAGGTGTCGGTCAATGTCTCGGCCATCCAGCTGTCCAGCCCCGGCTTCGTGGACGAGATGGTCGCCACCCTGGCCGAGACCGGGGCCCGCGCGGACGTTTTCATGCTGGAGATCACCGAGACGGCTCTGCTGAAGGACAGCGACGGCGTCCATGAGGCTCTGCGTCGCCTCAAGCGCCTGGGCTTCCGTCTGGCCCTCGACGACTTCGGCACCGGCTATGCCAGCCTGAGCTATCTGCGTCGCCATCCGATCGACAAGTTGAAGATTGATCGCTCGTTCGTTTCAAGCCTGCCGGGCAACACCGAGAGCATGGCCGTCGCCTCGGCGATCGTCAGCCTGGCCAAATCCCTTGGCCTGAAGACCACGGCCGAAGGCGTTGAGACTCGAGGCCAGTTCGACGCGCTGGTGAAGCTGGGCTGCAGCGAGTTCCAGGGTTTCCTGCTGGGCCGCCCAATGCCCGCCGACGCCATCGCGGGCGTGCGCGAGGCGGCCAAGGTTCGCTAG
- the metH gene encoding methionine synthase, with product MRPVFVNIGERTNVTGSAKFKKLIVEGNYPEALSVARQQVEAGAQVIDVNMDEGLLDSKQAMVTYLNLMAAEPDIARVPVMIDSSKWEVIEAGLKCVQGKAIVNSISMKEGEEKFIEQAKLCLRYGAAVVVMAFDEVGQADTAARKIEICEKAYRILVDKVGFPPEDIIFDPNIFAVATGIEEHDNYAVDFIEGTREIKKRCPYARISGGVSNVSFSFRGNEPVRRAIHSVFLYHAINAGMDMGIVNAGDLPVYDALDPELREAVEDVILNRPQRTNVSNTERLVDMAPRYKGEKGQVQTANLEWRKGSVNERITHALVHGITEFINQDTEEARLSVERPLHVIEGHLMDGMNVVGDLFGSGKMFLPQVVKSARVMKQAVAWLEPFMEAEKAGKPREQAGRILMATVKGDVHDIGKNIVGVVLQCNNYEVIDLGVMVPADRILDEARKHNVDMIGLSGLITPSLDEMVFVAAEMERQGFTIPLLIGGATTSRTHTAVKIEPAYHKGLTTYVLDASRAVGVVSGLLSATERDRLQAETRAEYVRIREQYARGQTAKARTSIAEARQKKFAIDWDGYVPPKPTFIGARTFEPSLEELVPFIDWSPFFASWELIGRFPQILEDDVVGEAATELYREAREMLDKVVAEKWFGAKGVIGFWPAQAQGDDIVLYTDDTRTVELSRLHTLRQQMDKGAGKTNVALSDFVAPIGQGGDYVGGFAVTAGHGEDEIVKTFKDAGDDYSAIMASALADRLAEAFAEWLHYKARVELWGYAPDEAADADVMIAEKYQGIRPAPGYPAQPDHTEKGTLFQLLDAEAATGLKLTESYAMTPGAAVSGLYFSHPKAHYFGVGKVDADQVEDYARRKGWDLATAERWLSPILNYDPAARARDAAA from the coding sequence ATGAGACCCGTCTTCGTCAATATCGGTGAGCGCACCAACGTCACCGGCTCGGCCAAGTTCAAGAAGCTGATCGTCGAGGGGAACTACCCCGAGGCGCTGTCGGTCGCGCGCCAGCAGGTCGAGGCCGGCGCCCAGGTCATCGACGTCAACATGGACGAGGGCCTGCTCGACTCCAAGCAGGCGATGGTCACCTACCTGAACCTGATGGCCGCCGAGCCCGACATCGCCCGCGTGCCGGTGATGATCGACAGCTCCAAGTGGGAGGTGATCGAGGCGGGCCTGAAGTGCGTCCAGGGCAAGGCGATCGTCAATTCGATCTCGATGAAAGAAGGCGAAGAGAAGTTCATCGAGCAGGCCAAGCTGTGCCTGCGCTATGGCGCGGCCGTGGTGGTCATGGCCTTCGACGAGGTCGGACAGGCCGACACCGCCGCCCGCAAGATCGAGATCTGCGAGAAGGCCTATCGCATCCTGGTCGACAAGGTGGGTTTCCCGCCGGAAGACATCATCTTCGACCCCAATATCTTCGCCGTGGCGACCGGGATCGAGGAGCACGACAACTACGCCGTCGACTTCATCGAGGGCACGCGCGAGATCAAGAAGCGCTGCCCCTACGCCCGCATCTCGGGCGGGGTGTCGAACGTCTCGTTCAGCTTCCGCGGTAACGAGCCGGTGCGCCGGGCGATCCACTCGGTGTTCCTGTACCACGCCATCAATGCCGGCATGGACATGGGCATCGTCAACGCCGGCGACCTGCCGGTCTATGACGCCCTCGACCCTGAGCTGCGCGAGGCCGTCGAGGACGTGATCCTCAACCGCCCGCAGCGGACCAACGTCTCCAACACCGAGCGCCTGGTCGACATGGCCCCGCGCTACAAGGGCGAGAAGGGCCAGGTCCAGACCGCCAACCTGGAATGGCGCAAGGGCAGCGTGAACGAGCGCATCACCCACGCCCTGGTCCACGGTATCACCGAGTTCATCAACCAGGACACCGAAGAGGCGCGCCTGTCGGTCGAGCGGCCGCTGCATGTCATCGAAGGCCACCTGATGGATGGCATGAACGTGGTCGGCGACCTGTTCGGCTCGGGCAAGATGTTCCTGCCGCAGGTGGTCAAGTCGGCCCGCGTCATGAAGCAGGCCGTGGCCTGGCTGGAGCCGTTCATGGAGGCCGAGAAGGCCGGCAAGCCGCGCGAGCAGGCCGGCCGCATCCTGATGGCCACGGTGAAGGGCGACGTCCACGACATCGGCAAGAACATCGTCGGCGTCGTGCTGCAGTGTAACAACTACGAGGTCATCGACCTGGGCGTCATGGTCCCGGCCGACCGCATCCTCGACGAAGCCCGCAAGCACAACGTCGACATGATCGGCCTGTCGGGCCTGATCACCCCGTCGCTGGACGAGATGGTGTTCGTGGCCGCCGAGATGGAGCGCCAGGGCTTCACCATCCCGCTGCTGATCGGCGGCGCCACGACCAGCCGCACCCACACGGCAGTCAAGATCGAGCCGGCCTATCACAAGGGCTTGACCACCTATGTGCTGGACGCCAGCCGGGCCGTGGGCGTGGTCTCAGGCCTGCTGTCCGCCACCGAGCGCGACCGCCTGCAGGCCGAGACCCGCGCCGAATATGTTCGCATCCGCGAGCAGTACGCCCGGGGCCAGACGGCCAAGGCGCGCACCAGCATCGCCGAGGCTCGCCAGAAAAAGTTCGCCATCGATTGGGATGGCTACGTTCCGCCCAAGCCGACCTTCATCGGCGCGCGCACCTTCGAGCCCAGCCTGGAAGAGCTGGTCCCGTTCATCGACTGGTCGCCGTTCTTCGCTAGCTGGGAGCTGATCGGCCGCTTCCCGCAGATCCTGGAAGACGACGTGGTCGGCGAGGCCGCCACCGAGCTCTATCGCGAAGCCCGCGAGATGCTCGACAAGGTGGTCGCCGAGAAGTGGTTCGGGGCCAAGGGCGTGATCGGCTTCTGGCCGGCCCAGGCCCAGGGTGACGACATTGTTCTCTATACGGATGACACCCGCACCGTCGAGCTGTCGCGCCTGCACACCCTGCGCCAGCAGATGGACAAGGGCGCCGGAAAGACCAATGTGGCGCTATCCGACTTCGTCGCGCCGATCGGACAGGGCGGGGACTATGTCGGCGGCTTCGCCGTCACCGCCGGCCACGGCGAGGACGAGATCGTCAAGACGTTCAAGGACGCCGGCGACGACTACAGCGCCATCATGGCCTCGGCCCTGGCCGATCGCCTGGCAGAAGCCTTTGCCGAGTGGCTGCACTACAAGGCCCGCGTCGAACTCTGGGGTTACGCTCCCGACGAGGCGGCCGACGCCGACGTGATGATCGCCGAGAAGTACCAGGGCATCCGCCCGGCCCCCGGCTATCCGGCCCAGCCCGACCACACCGAGAAGGGCACGCTGTTCCAGCTGCTGGACGCGGAAGCCGCCACCGGCCTGAAGCTGACCGAGAGCTACGCCATGACCCCGGGCGCGGCCGTTTCCGGTCTCTATTTCAGCCACCCGAAGGCGCACTATTTCGGGGTGGGCAAGGTCGATGCGGACCAGGTCGAGGACTATGCCCGCCGCAAGGGCTGGGATCTGGCCACGGCCGAGCGCTGGCTGTCGCCGATCCTCAACTACGACCCGGCCGCCAGGGCGCGCGACGCGGCGGCTTGA
- a CDS encoding homocysteine S-methyltransferase family protein produces MRDISTRAGRVAALKAAAKQKILILDGSWGVMFQKKGLTEADYRADRFADYNGQMKGNNDILCLTRPDLVAELHDAYFAAGADISETNTFSGTTIAQADYHLGEQDVWDINFEGAKIGRSVADRWNAENPASPKFIAGSIGPLNVMLSMSSDVNDPGARKVTFDQVYAAYRQQVDALYKGGVDLFLIETITDTLNCKAAIKAILDLRDEGHEELPIWISGTITDRSGRTLSGQTAEAFWNSIKHCKPFAVGFNCALGADLMRPHIAEMARIADTLVAAYPNAGLPNAMGQYDEEPHETGHALHEWAKDGLVNILGGCCGMTPDHIRHVADEVRGVAPRAIPERPKAMRLAGLEPFELA; encoded by the coding sequence ATCCGCGACATTTCCACGAGAGCTGGCCGCGTCGCCGCCCTCAAGGCCGCTGCCAAGCAGAAGATCCTGATCCTGGACGGCTCCTGGGGCGTGATGTTCCAGAAGAAGGGGCTGACCGAGGCCGACTACCGCGCCGATCGCTTCGCCGACTACAACGGCCAGATGAAGGGCAATAACGACATCCTGTGCCTGACCCGGCCGGATCTCGTGGCGGAACTTCACGACGCCTATTTCGCCGCCGGCGCCGACATCTCCGAGACCAACACCTTCTCGGGCACCACGATTGCTCAGGCCGACTATCACCTGGGCGAGCAGGACGTCTGGGACATCAATTTCGAAGGCGCGAAGATCGGCCGCTCAGTGGCCGACCGCTGGAACGCCGAAAACCCGGCTAGCCCGAAGTTCATCGCCGGCTCGATCGGGCCGCTGAACGTCATGCTCTCGATGTCGTCGGACGTGAACGATCCTGGCGCGCGGAAGGTAACCTTCGACCAAGTCTACGCGGCGTACCGCCAGCAGGTGGACGCGCTCTACAAGGGCGGCGTGGACCTCTTCCTGATCGAGACCATCACCGACACCCTGAACTGCAAGGCCGCGATCAAGGCCATCCTCGACCTGCGCGACGAGGGCCATGAGGAGCTGCCGATCTGGATCAGCGGCACCATCACCGACCGCTCGGGCCGTACGCTGTCGGGCCAGACGGCAGAGGCGTTCTGGAACTCGATCAAACACTGCAAGCCGTTCGCGGTGGGCTTCAACTGCGCGCTGGGCGCTGATTTGATGCGCCCGCACATCGCCGAGATGGCCCGCATCGCCGACACCCTGGTCGCGGCCTATCCCAACGCCGGCCTGCCCAACGCCATGGGCCAGTACGACGAGGAGCCGCATGAGACCGGCCACGCCCTCCATGAGTGGGCCAAGGACGGTCTCGTTAACATCCTGGGCGGCTGCTGCGGCATGACGCCGGACCACATCCGCCATGTGGCCGACGAAGTGCGCGGCGTCGCGCCGCGCGCCATTCCCGAGCGCCCAAAGGCCATGCGCCTGGCGGGGCTCGAACCGTTCGAGTTGGCGTAG